A DNA window from Actinomadura coerulea contains the following coding sequences:
- a CDS encoding alpha/beta fold hydrolase, whose amino-acid sequence MTTYVLVHGAWHGGWCWRHVAARLREAGHEVHTPTLTGLGERAHLAGPGIGLRTHADDLLGLLRYEDLRDVVLVGHSYAGLVVREAADRMPDRVARVTMVDAWAGRDGESLDDLAPAFFRDWVERVTVDGLVPPGPAAAVGVTEPDQVAWLETKLTPHPRRTFSEPALLSGAVDAIPCRAVLCTPDGPMPFARIADEHGWAATVLDVGHDAMVTAPRALADVLLDEIP is encoded by the coding sequence ATGACGACGTACGTGCTGGTTCATGGTGCCTGGCACGGCGGCTGGTGCTGGCGCCACGTGGCCGCGCGGTTGCGGGAGGCCGGGCATGAGGTCCACACCCCGACGCTGACCGGCCTCGGCGAGCGCGCCCACCTGGCGGGTCCCGGGATCGGCCTGCGGACGCACGCGGACGACCTCCTGGGCCTGCTGAGGTACGAGGATCTCCGGGACGTCGTGCTCGTCGGGCACAGCTACGCCGGTCTCGTCGTGCGCGAGGCCGCCGACCGCATGCCCGACCGTGTCGCCCGCGTCACCATGGTCGACGCCTGGGCGGGCCGGGACGGGGAGTCGCTGGACGACCTCGCCCCCGCCTTCTTCCGCGACTGGGTCGAACGGGTCACCGTCGACGGCCTGGTCCCGCCCGGCCCCGCGGCCGCCGTCGGCGTGACGGAACCGGACCAGGTCGCGTGGCTGGAGACCAAACTGACGCCCCACCCGCGGCGGACGTTCTCCGAGCCGGCCCTGTTGTCCGGGGCCGTCGACGCGATCCCGTGCCGCGCGGTGCTCTGCACGCCCGACGGCCCCATGCCGTTCGCCCGGATCGCCGACGAGCACGGCTGGGCGGCCACCGTCCTGGACGTCGGCCACGACGCCATGGTCACCGCGCCGCGCGCGTTGGCGGACGTCCTCCTGGACGAGATCCCGTGA
- a CDS encoding ester cyclase: MPEKRMTPAEVVRAYARAKSSADIPAAMRFCHPDVVFETTAFRAVATGWDEVARQNTAFLRTFPDYGVELEYLVEAGELAVGAGTVRATMRESLVGIEPTGRSFALPFACHWTVRDGLIAHERFFFDFHQMCEQLGLPTEAAAAKFAAWRERTEGAAR, encoded by the coding sequence ATGCCCGAGAAGCGGATGACGCCGGCCGAGGTCGTCCGGGCCTACGCGCGGGCGAAGAGCAGCGCCGACATCCCGGCGGCGATGCGGTTCTGCCACCCGGACGTCGTCTTCGAGACGACCGCCTTCCGGGCCGTCGCGACCGGATGGGACGAGGTCGCCCGGCAGAACACCGCGTTCCTGCGCACCTTCCCCGACTACGGCGTCGAGCTGGAGTACCTGGTCGAGGCCGGCGAGCTGGCCGTCGGCGCCGGGACGGTCCGGGCCACCATGAGGGAGAGCCTGGTGGGGATCGAACCCACGGGACGGTCCTTCGCGCTGCCGTTCGCCTGCCACTGGACCGTGCGGGACGGCCTGATCGCGCATGAGCGGTTCTTCTTCGACTTCCATCAGATGTGCGAGCAGCTCGGGCTGCCCACCGAGGCCGCGGCGGCGAAGTTCGCCGCCTGGCGCGAGCGTACGGAAGGGGCGGCGCGATGA
- a CDS encoding NADP-dependent oxidoreductase, with product MRAVQQSAWGGTETMALVEVAEPVPVFGEVLVRVMAAGVNPVDVYTRRGQAYNRVLDLPFVNGWDVAGEVVETGYGTTRFQPGDRVFGMPWFPRAAGGYAEYATAPARHFARMPEGMAFTEAAALPLAGLTAWQMLVEVAAVAPGQRVLVAGAAGGVGHLAVQIAKARGAHVTGTASAPKHAFVRGLGADEVVDYTAAGVSAAVRDMDVVIQMFGGRAGLEALECLRPGGVLVSGQAAWTPGLHERAADLGVRAVDYLVDPDGAGLGALAELVAGGRLKVHVDAVFPLAEAAAAHDRVAEGHTTGKIVLAVGGHA from the coding sequence ATGCGGGCGGTACAGCAGTCGGCGTGGGGTGGCACCGAGACCATGGCGCTGGTCGAGGTGGCGGAACCGGTGCCGGTCTTCGGCGAGGTGCTCGTCAGGGTCATGGCGGCCGGGGTCAATCCGGTGGACGTCTACACGCGCCGCGGGCAGGCGTACAACCGGGTGCTCGACCTGCCGTTCGTCAACGGCTGGGACGTCGCCGGGGAGGTGGTGGAGACCGGCTACGGCACGACCCGGTTCCAGCCGGGCGACCGGGTGTTCGGAATGCCGTGGTTCCCGCGGGCGGCGGGCGGTTACGCCGAGTACGCCACGGCCCCCGCCCGCCACTTCGCCCGCATGCCGGAGGGGATGGCCTTCACCGAGGCGGCCGCGCTGCCGCTGGCCGGCCTGACGGCGTGGCAGATGCTCGTCGAGGTCGCCGCCGTGGCGCCCGGGCAGCGGGTCCTGGTCGCGGGCGCGGCCGGAGGCGTGGGACACCTGGCGGTCCAGATCGCCAAGGCCCGCGGCGCGCACGTGACCGGCACCGCGAGCGCCCCCAAACACGCCTTCGTCCGGGGACTGGGCGCGGACGAGGTGGTCGACTACACCGCGGCCGGGGTGTCCGCCGCGGTGCGGGACATGGACGTCGTCATCCAGATGTTCGGGGGCCGGGCGGGGCTGGAGGCGCTGGAATGCCTGCGGCCGGGCGGCGTCCTGGTCAGCGGCCAGGCGGCCTGGACCCCGGGGCTGCACGAGCGCGCCGCCGACCTCGGCGTGCGCGCCGTGGACTACCTCGTCGACCCCGACGGGGCGGGGCTCGGCGCACTGGCGGAGCTCGTCGCCGGCGGGCGCCTCAAGGTGCATGTGGACGCGGTGTTCCCGCTGGCGGAGGCGGCCGCGGCGCACGACCGCGTCGCCGAGGGCCACACCACCGGAAAGATCGTGCTCGCCGTCGGCGGGCACGCGTGA
- a CDS encoding peptidase, with the protein MRASLLLAPAAACAALAAAAAPAAADPSPSPRPTIGTAGTSFLTATTVEPGQPVRVPASTGDYLYWSFAAAAGQSGRIAVTVALPPAASRHGAATYTIDVFDGLRRRQACTTGPQNATAAAGAASVRLRCTLRQVRAWAEPWSDDPLPGTYYLRLAASGLPEQDLGLPIRADVRISAKDGDARPAGAKLKAPLSPAVDPGTTLAPGAAPSASPVDSAPKPAERVKGWFSWPSGRWWWTIGGGVLAAVMAVAGYSLTRHPRRWFSAPH; encoded by the coding sequence ATGCGCGCCTCCCTCCTCCTCGCCCCCGCGGCCGCCTGCGCCGCCCTGGCGGCGGCCGCCGCGCCGGCCGCCGCGGACCCCTCCCCCAGCCCGCGGCCGACGATCGGCACCGCGGGGACGTCCTTCCTGACCGCGACCACCGTGGAACCGGGGCAGCCGGTCCGCGTGCCCGCCTCGACCGGCGACTACCTGTACTGGTCGTTCGCCGCCGCGGCCGGGCAGTCCGGGCGGATCGCGGTGACGGTCGCGCTGCCCCCGGCGGCGAGCCGCCACGGCGCCGCGACGTACACCATCGACGTCTTCGACGGGCTGCGCCGCCGCCAGGCGTGCACGACCGGTCCGCAGAACGCGACGGCGGCGGCGGGGGCCGCGAGCGTCAGGCTCCGCTGCACGCTGCGGCAGGTCCGGGCGTGGGCCGAGCCGTGGTCCGACGACCCGCTGCCCGGCACCTACTACCTGCGGCTCGCGGCGAGCGGCCTGCCCGAGCAGGACCTCGGCCTGCCGATCCGGGCCGACGTGCGGATCAGCGCGAAGGACGGGGACGCCCGGCCGGCGGGCGCGAAGCTGAAGGCGCCGCTGTCCCCGGCCGTCGACCCCGGGACCACGCTCGCCCCGGGCGCCGCGCCGTCGGCGAGCCCCGTGGACTCGGCACCCAAACCGGCGGAGCGGGTGAAGGGCTGGTTCTCCTGGCCGTCCGGCCGGTGGTGGTGGACGATCGGCGGCGGCGTCCTCGCCGCCGTCATGGCCGTGGCGGGCTACAGCCTGACCCGGCATCCGCGCCGCTGGTTCTCCGCCCCGCACTGA
- a CDS encoding VWA domain-containing protein has product MLFKRSFAGGGLLALLAPLALVGAPPASADGGEPAEPPKVELVLDVSGSMRARDIDGLSRMAVAQHSFGAVVDSLPAETQLGIRVLGARYRFPGSSKAVGCTDTQQLSPVGPVDKARAKAAIATLRPTGWTPIGLALRAATRDLGTGETTRRIILITDGEDTCSPPDPCEVARQLASQGTHLVVDTLGLTLSDKVRQQLTCIADATGGTYTAVQHQEELTGRLNQLVQRARTTYKRTPEKVAGTAGCADAPTLAPGVYTDRERFSEHRWYRVSVAPGQELRASVSVSLDRTLNPDHGVLLRAVSGAGQELVRGTDAGSGRTDVRSTGLRWSDQRTGADASASPSPDGGSGGTPVCLVVSNSFSAPPSVRTSPGMPLELTVDLVPSSDAPGEPDLGRGWLLLIVLAGTGLVAGLATGWLARWRVAVWKEN; this is encoded by the coding sequence GTGCTCTTCAAACGATCTTTCGCGGGCGGCGGTCTGCTCGCCCTGCTCGCCCCCCTGGCGCTGGTCGGCGCGCCCCCCGCCTCCGCCGACGGCGGCGAGCCCGCGGAGCCCCCCAAGGTCGAACTGGTCCTCGACGTCAGCGGCTCCATGCGCGCCCGCGACATCGACGGGCTCAGCCGGATGGCGGTCGCCCAGCACTCCTTCGGCGCGGTGGTCGACTCCCTGCCCGCCGAGACGCAGCTCGGCATCCGCGTGCTCGGCGCGCGGTACCGGTTCCCCGGCAGCTCCAAGGCCGTCGGATGCACCGACACCCAGCAGCTCTCCCCGGTCGGCCCGGTGGACAAGGCGCGGGCGAAGGCGGCGATCGCGACGCTGCGCCCCACCGGCTGGACGCCGATCGGGCTGGCGCTCCGCGCGGCGACCAGGGACCTCGGCACCGGGGAGACGACGCGCAGGATCATCCTCATCACCGACGGCGAGGACACCTGCTCGCCGCCCGACCCCTGCGAGGTCGCCCGGCAGCTCGCCTCCCAGGGCACGCACCTCGTCGTCGACACCCTCGGGCTGACCCTCAGCGACAAGGTCCGGCAGCAGCTCACCTGCATCGCCGACGCGACCGGCGGGACCTACACCGCCGTCCAGCACCAGGAGGAGCTGACCGGACGCCTCAACCAGCTCGTCCAGCGCGCCAGGACCACCTACAAGAGGACTCCGGAGAAGGTCGCCGGGACCGCCGGGTGCGCCGACGCCCCCACGCTCGCGCCCGGCGTGTACACCGACCGGGAGCGGTTCAGCGAGCACCGCTGGTACCGCGTGTCGGTGGCTCCGGGCCAGGAGCTGCGCGCGTCCGTCAGCGTCTCGCTCGACCGCACCCTGAACCCCGACCACGGGGTCCTGCTGCGCGCGGTGTCCGGGGCCGGGCAGGAACTCGTCCGCGGGACGGACGCGGGCAGCGGACGCACCGACGTGCGGTCCACCGGCCTGCGCTGGTCGGACCAGCGGACCGGGGCGGACGCCTCCGCCTCGCCCTCGCCGGACGGCGGCTCCGGCGGCACGCCCGTCTGCCTGGTGGTGAGCAACTCCTTCTCCGCCCCGCCGTCGGTGCGGACGTCGCCCGGCATGCCGCTCGAACTGACCGTCGACCTCGTGCCGTCCTCGGACGCGCCGGGCGAACCGGACCTCGGCCGCGGCTGGCTGCTGCTGATCGTGCTCGCCGGGACGGGTCTCGTCGCCGGCCTCGCCACCGGATGGCTCGCCCGGTGGCGGGTGGCCGTCTGGAAGGAGAACTGA
- a CDS encoding RrF2 family transcriptional regulator translates to MKLPVSTEWVLHCATTLAQLDPGVSASTAQLAQYYDLPAPYLAKQLKALVKAGLLTATAGPRGGFRLARPGSEITLLQIVEAVDGTSSPYECREIRRQGRGALPAAECRSTCVLAAKMADAHRAWRDSLSGVTLADVLDTLPPSAPSRTRARLAEIT, encoded by the coding sequence GTGAAACTGCCTGTTAGCACCGAATGGGTCCTGCACTGCGCGACCACGCTGGCCCAGCTGGATCCGGGAGTCAGCGCGTCGACGGCTCAGCTGGCGCAGTACTACGACCTGCCGGCGCCCTATCTCGCCAAGCAGCTGAAGGCCCTCGTCAAGGCCGGACTGCTCACCGCGACCGCGGGCCCGCGCGGAGGATTCCGTCTCGCGCGGCCCGGCTCCGAGATCACGCTCCTGCAGATCGTCGAGGCCGTCGACGGCACGTCCTCACCGTACGAGTGCCGCGAGATCCGGCGGCAGGGCCGGGGGGCGCTGCCGGCCGCCGAATGCCGGAGCACCTGCGTCCTCGCCGCGAAGATGGCGGACGCGCACCGGGCCTGGCGGGACAGCCTCTCCGGCGTCACCCTGGCCGACGTCCTCGACACCCTCCCGCCGTCGGCGCCCTCCCGCACCCGAGCGCGCCTGGCGGAGATCACATAG
- a CDS encoding SDR family oxidoreductase, whose product MRIAVAGATGNIGTLTAAALQRDGHEVVGISRSLGVDLTTGEGLDDVLAGVDAVVDATNSTAADPAETVAYFGAVTRNLLAAEERAGVGHHVLLSIAGVDRIEGNAHYAGKREQERLVAAGPVPWTIVPATQFHDFAAMVTSWTERDGVATIAPLLVQPVAPADVAAVLAEIAPGRQPRGRYRDVAGPDPQDLVDMARRTHQARGRTVKLVPTWSGIFSPETAGNVLLPGPDARIMPTTFDQWLAEQRQGRPME is encoded by the coding sequence ATGCGGATCGCCGTCGCCGGCGCGACCGGGAACATCGGAACCCTCACCGCCGCCGCTCTCCAGCGGGACGGCCACGAGGTGGTGGGCATCAGCCGCTCGCTCGGCGTGGACCTGACGACCGGGGAGGGCCTCGACGACGTGCTGGCCGGCGTCGACGCGGTCGTCGACGCCACCAACAGCACCGCGGCCGACCCGGCCGAGACGGTGGCCTACTTCGGTGCCGTCACGCGGAACCTGCTCGCCGCCGAGGAGCGGGCCGGCGTCGGCCACCACGTGCTGCTGTCGATCGCGGGTGTCGACCGCATCGAGGGCAACGCGCACTACGCCGGCAAACGAGAGCAGGAGCGCCTGGTGGCCGCCGGTCCGGTGCCGTGGACGATCGTCCCGGCCACGCAGTTCCACGACTTCGCCGCGATGGTGACGAGCTGGACCGAGCGGGACGGCGTCGCCACGATCGCGCCGCTGCTGGTGCAGCCGGTCGCCCCCGCGGACGTGGCCGCCGTGCTCGCCGAGATCGCGCCTGGCCGGCAGCCGCGGGGGCGTTACCGCGACGTCGCCGGGCCCGACCCGCAGGACCTGGTCGACATGGCCCGGCGCACCCACCAGGCGCGCGGCCGCACGGTGAAGCTCGTGCCGACGTGGTCGGGGATCTTCAGCCCGGAGACGGCGGGCAACGTGCTGCTGCCCGGCCCGGACGCCCGCATCATGCCGACGACCTTCGACCAGTGGCTCGCCGAGCAGCGACAGGGGCGGCCCATGGAATAA